One genomic region from Oncorhynchus gorbuscha isolate QuinsamMale2020 ecotype Even-year linkage group LG13, OgorEven_v1.0, whole genome shotgun sequence encodes:
- the LOC123992385 gene encoding EF-hand calcium-binding domain-containing protein 9-like, giving the protein MKLKKGALLNYLDFDSVYCLLSLRNAKILSDYFKLLDVHNRNTLNDIQFYHFMHHVTDLKKKEIMMTFDMLDWNAGGEIAFEQFYMLVCILLCSEYHVEKNFIFRHSRPVFELLDMDGGRTISPAEFQASGFLFNLKGHALDKIFYEFDVSGDEHLNYKEFKMFTMACIDMQEETKKMQK; this is encoded by the exons ATGAAGCTAAAGAAAGGAGCTCTTTTAAATTATCTGGACTTTGACAGTGTCTACTGTCTTCTCTCCCTGCGCAACGCCAAAATACTGTCTGATTACTTCAAACTACTGGATGTCCACAACAGGAACACTCTGAATG ACATCCAGTTCTACCACTTCATGCACCATGTGACTGACCTGAAGAAAAAGGAGATCATGATGACCTTTGACATGCTAGACTGGAACGCCGGCGGAGAGATCGCCTTCGAACAGTTCTACATGCTGGTCTGCATCCTGCTCTGCAGCGAG TACCACGTGGAGAAGAACTTCATCTTCCGTCACTCCAGGCCGGTGTTTGAGTTGCTGGACATGGACGGAGGTCGCACCATCAGCCCCGCCGAGTTCCAGGCCTCTGGCTTCCTGTTCAACCTCAAGGGACACGCCCTCGATAAGATCTTCTACGAGTTCGACGTCTCCGGAGACGAG CACCTGAACTACAAGGAGTTTAAGATGTTCACTATGGCCTGTATCGACATGCAGGAGGAGACCAAGAAGATGCAGAAGTAA